The stretch of DNA TAACCCTTTTTCTTTTTGAAGCTTTTTCATTAAGTTGACCACTTGTGCTTGGATGGATACATCCAGTGCAGAAATGGGTTCATCAGCAATAATAAAATCAGGCTCCACCGCAAGCGCACGAGCGATACCGAGACGCTGGCGCTGGCCGCCTGAAAATTCATGCGGATACCGGTTGGCGTGCTCCCTGTTTAACCCAACTGTTTCAAGCAGTTCGTATACTTTTTTCATACGCTCTTCTTTCGACTTGGCTAATCCATGAATATCGATGCCTTCTGCAATAATATCTGATACTTTCATACGTGGATTCAATGAAGCATAAGGGTCTTGAAAAATCATCTGCATCTTTCGGTTAAACTGCATAAGTTCTTTTCGCGATTTTTTACCGTGCACGTCCTGTCCGTTAAAGAGCACCTGGCCGCCTGTGGCATCATACAGCCGGATCATCGTGCGTCCGGTTGTAGACTTTCCGCATCCAGACTCTCCGACAAGACCTAACGTTTCACCTTTGTAAATGTCAAAGCTAATATCGTCAACCGCTTTAACCATATTTGGTTTTCCTTCATTAAAGTATTGCTTTAATCCTTTTATTTCGAGAAGCTTTTCCATTACATTCCCTCCCCGGCCAGCACAGGCTTATCATAATTTCCCGGCATGGAGCGACGCTGCATTTTTACGATTTCTGGTGGTTCAACCTTTGGTGCCTGTTCATGCAGCAGCCACGATTTCACAAAATGTGTATCCGATACTTGATAAAGCGGCGGCTCCTGTTCAAAATCAATCGCCATAGCGTAGTCGCTTCTAAGAGCAAATGCATCGCCTTTTGGTGGATTGATTAAATCCGGCGGGGTGCCCGGAATAGCCCGAAGTTCTGCTTCATGATCCGTATCCGGACTTGGCATGGAAGACAGAAGTCCCCATGTATATGGATGCCTCGGATCGTAAAAAATTTCATCAACGGTTCCTGTTTCTACAATTTGCCCGCCATACATCACGGCAACACGGTCCGCAACATTCGCCACAACACCAAGATCATGCGTAATAAAAATAATCGCTGTGTCGATTTTCTTTTGAAGCTCCTTCATTAATTCTAAAATTTGAGCTTGTATCGTTACATCAAGGGCTGTTGTTGGTTCATCCGCAATCAATACTTTTGGATTGCAGGCGAGTGCAATGGCAATCACGATCCGCTGGCGCTGGCCGCCTGAAAATTGGTGGGGAAACTGCTTCATACGCATTTCTGGATTTTGCAGCCCAACAAGTGTCAGTAATTCAGCAGCCCGCTTGTACGCCTCCCCTTTACTCATTTTTTGATGCTTGATGAGCGGCTCCATAATTTGTTTGCCAATTTTCATCGTCGGATTTAATGAAGTCATCGGATCCTGAAAGATCATTGATATTTCCTTACCGCGAATTTTCTCCATTTCTTTTTCGGTCAGCACGGCAAGGTCGCGTCCTCCAAACCAAATCTGCCCTTCTTTAATGCGGCCTGGCGGATTTGGAATAAGCCTCATGAGCGCTTTTGTGGTAACCGATTTCCCGGAGCCGGATTCACCGACAATGGCCAGTGTTTCTCCTTTCTCAAGGTGAAAACCCACTCCCCGCACCGCTCTTACCTCTCCTGCATGCAAATCAAAGGAAATGTGTAAATTTTTAACATCTAATACTTTCTCCATAAAAATGCCTCCTTTCTGTTTATTTTTTCATTTGCGGATCCAGTGCATCGCGAAGTCCGTCTGCAAGCAGGTTAAAGCTTAAAATCAGCAAGCTGATAATAACTGATGGAATAATCAGCATATGCGGATACATCTGCATCGATTTAAAGCCGTCATTGACCAATGAGCCAAGCGAGGCTTCTGGCGGTGCAATCCCAAGACCGATAAAGCTCAAAAAGGCTTCGGTAAAAATAGCGGTTGGAATGGTAAACATGGTTGTAACGATAATCGGTCCGACCACA from Domibacillus sp. DTU_2020_1001157_1_SI_ALB_TIR_016 encodes:
- a CDS encoding ABC transporter ATP-binding protein is translated as MEKLLEIKGLKQYFNEGKPNMVKAVDDISFDIYKGETLGLVGESGCGKSTTGRTMIRLYDATGGQVLFNGQDVHGKKSRKELMQFNRKMQMIFQDPYASLNPRMKVSDIIAEGIDIHGLAKSKEERMKKVYELLETVGLNREHANRYPHEFSGGQRQRLGIARALAVEPDFIIADEPISALDVSIQAQVVNLMKKLQKEKGLTYLFIAHDLSMVKYISDRIGVMYFGKLVELAPSEVLYKNPLHPYTKSLLSAIPLPDPDYERSRVRKVYSPDVHQYGADDRVEMREVAPGHFVYCSEKELNQFQKSYEAAR
- a CDS encoding ABC transporter ATP-binding protein: MEKVLDVKNLHISFDLHAGEVRAVRGVGFHLEKGETLAIVGESGSGKSVTTKALMRLIPNPPGRIKEGQIWFGGRDLAVLTEKEMEKIRGKEISMIFQDPMTSLNPTMKIGKQIMEPLIKHQKMSKGEAYKRAAELLTLVGLQNPEMRMKQFPHQFSGGQRQRIVIAIALACNPKVLIADEPTTALDVTIQAQILELMKELQKKIDTAIIFITHDLGVVANVADRVAVMYGGQIVETGTVDEIFYDPRHPYTWGLLSSMPSPDTDHEAELRAIPGTPPDLINPPKGDAFALRSDYAMAIDFEQEPPLYQVSDTHFVKSWLLHEQAPKVEPPEIVKMQRRSMPGNYDKPVLAGEGM